One part of the Ornithodoros turicata isolate Travis chromosome 2, ASM3712646v1, whole genome shotgun sequence genome encodes these proteins:
- the LOC135384765 gene encoding uncharacterized protein LOC135384765, which produces MENPGDPSGTSEEPHFPPARSPAPPQAIQPTPPAMGHIAVRLPPFWHRSAFIWFQQVESQFILAGITNQLTQYRHIVASLPAEIAMDVSDVISGPPATTPYDRLKAAVLQRTTLSERKRLQQLLTAEELGDRTPSQLLRAMQNLLADRAATFDESLLRELFLQRLPATVKKVLSTAGGLPLAQLAPHADKVMKVALPGLSIAAVSGTNRPSRGPDPPLHGCHPPSPSPAELVAEVAAMRTEVQRLSETVAALHSPDNRPRSPRRSSRSRRSRQFDRRRQSLSPHDSANPLPCWYHERFGDAAFRCTRPCGWSGNAPGSR; this is translated from the coding sequence ATGGAGAACCCCGGCGATCCCTCAGGCACATCTGAGGAACCTCATTTTCCTCCTGCACGCTCTCCCGCACCTCCCCAAGCCATCCAGCCAACACCACCAGCGATGGGCCACATCGCCGTTCGGCTGCCGCCATTTTGGCACCGGAGCGCGTTCATCTGGTTTCAGCAAGTTGAGTCTCAATTTATCCTCGCTGGCATCACCAACCAGTTGACCCAGTACCGGCATATAGTCGCTTCTCTGCCAGCCGAGATCGCCATGGATGTCTCCGACGTCATATCGGGCCCGCCCGCCACCACTCCATACGACCGCCTCAAGGCAGCCGTTCTCCAACGGACGACGCTATCTGAGCGCAAGCGGCTTCAACAATTGTTAACGGCTGAAGAGCTCGGTGACCGAACACCGTCTCAGCTGCTCAGAGCCATGCAGAATCTTCTCGCTGACAGAGCAGCCACTTTTGATGAATCCCTGCTCCGGGAATTGTTCCTGCAGAGGTTGCCGGCTACTGTCAAGAAGGTCCTCTCCACTGCCGGCGGGTTGCCACTTGCCCAGCTGGCTCCGCATGCAGACAAGGTGATGAAGGTTGCTCTCCCTGGATTAAGCATAGCCGCAGTCTCCGGCACCAACAGACCGTCTCGCGGTCCGGATCCCCCTCTGCACGGCTGCCACCCACCCTCACCCTCTCCAGCTGAGCTCGTGGCAGAGGTAGCTGCCATGCGAACTGAGGTTCAGCGTCTTTCCGAGACTGTGGCTGCTCTGCACTCTCCTGACAACCGTCCACGATCTCCACGCAGATCCTCTCGCTCACGCCGTTCCCGGCAGTTCGACAGACGGCGACAAAGCCTATCACCACACGACAGTGCCAACCCACTTCCGTGTTGGTATCACGAGCGCTTCGGCGACGCGGCTTTCCGATGCACACGTCCTTGTGGCTGGTCAGGAAATGCCCCCGGGAGCCGTTGA